A stretch of Candidatus Thorarchaeota archaeon DNA encodes these proteins:
- the larA gene encoding nickel-dependent lactate racemase yields MKFDVLYAGEKTTIDIPESCDVQVVEPQPVDVDMDPAQIVDNALESPIDSPSFEEFIASHDSFLVIVNDYARRTPTPEILKVVLLYLKDVDFKIIVASGTHTKPTEKDLREQILGQFYEELKDRVILHDCKNDEMVDYGETSRGTPLKFNKTITEFDAIIAINSIEPHYFAGYTGGRKSILPGIAEYMTVERNHSMALDGRANVLALKGNPLHEDMEEAVGKVVDDYPTFGINVVQDGEGQIVGAVAGDIFKQLYKGAELAEEIYAPSIENNVDLLISVVYPPLDHDLYQGAKGFENTKDVVRDGGIMALMVACPGGIGNEEYTKMMQCSDSVEGLVKRFEEMQEHYELGAHKIGSIPPFLANKELWMVTDMSEETVESINLKKAPSPQAAVDMAYEKLGPDMDVLIVRDSGNVVPRLSE; encoded by the coding sequence TTGAAATTTGACGTACTCTATGCTGGAGAGAAGACAACTATAGATATTCCTGAATCCTGTGATGTGCAAGTAGTCGAACCCCAACCTGTGGATGTCGACATGGATCCTGCCCAAATTGTGGACAATGCCCTGGAATCACCTATTGATTCGCCCTCTTTTGAGGAATTCATCGCATCTCACGATTCGTTTCTCGTAATTGTCAATGACTATGCTCGGCGAACACCCACTCCCGAGATATTGAAGGTTGTTCTTCTTTATCTTAAAGATGTAGATTTCAAAATTATTGTCGCAAGTGGAACTCATACCAAACCAACCGAGAAAGATCTTCGTGAACAGATTCTCGGTCAATTCTATGAAGAACTCAAAGACCGTGTTATTCTGCATGATTGCAAGAACGATGAAATGGTGGATTACGGTGAAACCAGCAGAGGAACACCTCTGAAATTCAACAAGACAATCACCGAGTTTGATGCTATCATCGCCATCAATTCCATTGAACCTCATTATTTCGCAGGGTACACTGGAGGAAGAAAGAGCATTCTACCCGGTATAGCCGAGTACATGACGGTTGAGCGAAATCACAGCATGGCTCTAGATGGACGTGCAAACGTTCTTGCGTTGAAAGGCAACCCTCTCCATGAGGACATGGAAGAGGCGGTTGGGAAGGTCGTAGATGATTATCCAACCTTTGGTATCAATGTCGTTCAGGATGGCGAGGGACAAATCGTCGGAGCAGTAGCTGGCGATATATTCAAGCAACTTTACAAAGGTGCAGAGCTCGCAGAAGAAATCTATGCCCCTTCTATCGAGAACAATGTCGATTTGCTCATCTCTGTAGTCTATCCTCCTCTAGATCATGACCTCTATCAGGGTGCCAAAGGATTTGAGAACACGAAGGATGTTGTTAGAGATGGAGGCATCATGGCGCTGATGGTTGCCTGTCCTGGAGGAATTGGAAATGAAGAATACACTAAAATGATGCAGTGTTCCGATTCCGTTGAGGGGCTTGTCAAGCGATTCGAGGAAATGCAAGAGCACTATGAACTGGGTGCGCACAAGATCGGATCAATTCCTCCTTTTCTAGCGAATAAGGAGCTTTGGATGGTCACTGATATGAGCGAGGAGACCGTTGAAAGTATCAATCTGAAAAAAGCCCCTTCTCCGCAAGCAGCTGTAGATATGGCATACGAGAAGTTGGGTCCTGATATGGATGTGCTTATCGTTCGGGATAGTGGGAATGTAGTGCCCCGGCTAAGTGAGTAA
- a CDS encoding DJ-1/PfpI family protein — protein MNWKDIQRVGILAFPEAEELDIVGIYEVLACVKTLEEEGLLNTGHPLEVEILASKKRIRCANGLLLMPHVSDLDFSSYDLIVVPGGSGIREVMKNDDILSKIQSFSKKKPIASVCTGALILAKAGILSDKTASTHHSVRDELGEYCEVSTDRVILDGDVLTAGGVTSTLAAGLKILELVYDGQVVTTVADELEIPASLRPDS, from the coding sequence GTGAATTGGAAGGACATACAGAGAGTTGGCATTCTTGCATTTCCTGAAGCTGAAGAACTTGATATTGTAGGTATCTATGAAGTGCTGGCTTGTGTGAAGACACTCGAAGAGGAAGGTTTGCTCAACACTGGTCATCCCCTAGAAGTTGAGATCCTAGCTTCAAAGAAACGAATACGGTGTGCCAATGGTCTCTTGTTGATGCCTCATGTTTCGGACTTGGATTTCTCTTCATACGACTTGATAGTAGTACCAGGCGGCAGTGGAATCAGGGAGGTCATGAAAAATGACGATATTCTCTCGAAAATTCAGAGTTTCAGCAAGAAGAAACCAATTGCTTCGGTCTGTACCGGAGCGCTGATTCTTGCGAAGGCTGGCATTCTATCCGACAAAACAGCATCTACACATCATAGTGTTCGCGATGAGCTTGGCGAGTATTGCGAAGTGAGTACCGATCGAGTGATTCTTGATGGAGATGTACTGACCGCCGGTGGCGTCACGTCGACTTTGGCTGCAGGTTTGAAAATTCTAGAATTAGTATATGATGGACAGGTTGTCACTACCGTTGCTGATGAGTTAGAGATTCCAGCATCGCTAAGACCCGATAGCTAG
- a CDS encoding MBL fold metallo-hydrolase, translated as MRLRVLFDNRAMEGFKADWGFSCLIGDQVLFDTGANLSILLHNINRLEVDIKKIHTLALSHNHRDHAGGIGILEKLGEVKVYLPSSFSRSLKKNIASFSNTEIVEISGSQRIADRVHTTGELGSGTKEQSLVVEGDDGWTLVTGCAHPGLETILEKAEEFGKIHCVLGGFHGFSRLYALEHISLIIPCHCTSKKKEIHELYKLSSKRCGAGLDIEV; from the coding sequence ATGAGGCTTCGAGTTCTATTCGACAACAGAGCCATGGAAGGTTTCAAGGCTGATTGGGGATTCTCGTGTTTAATCGGTGATCAAGTGCTGTTCGATACCGGTGCCAATCTCAGTATCTTGCTTCATAATATCAATCGCCTTGAAGTTGACATTAAGAAAATCCATACTTTGGCCCTGTCGCATAATCACCGTGACCATGCAGGTGGCATAGGCATACTAGAGAAATTGGGAGAAGTTAAGGTGTATCTGCCAAGCTCATTCTCTCGAAGTTTGAAGAAGAACATAGCCTCATTCAGTAATACGGAAATAGTGGAAATCAGTGGATCGCAGAGGATAGCGGATAGAGTTCATACCACTGGAGAGTTGGGCAGTGGAACCAAGGAACAATCACTGGTAGTCGAGGGAGATGATGGGTGGACACTCGTAACTGGATGCGCTCATCCTGGACTGGAGACCATTCTTGAGAAAGCAGAGGAATTTGGAAAAATTCACTGTGTACTCGGTGGTTTCCATGGTTTTAGTAGACTCTATGCACTTGAGCACATATCACTCATTATTCCTTGCCACTGCACCAGCAAGAAGAAAGAAATCCACGAGCTTTACAAGCTCTCAAGCAAGCGGTGTGGAGCAGGTTTGGATATCGAGGTCTAA
- a CDS encoding MscL family protein encodes MLEPPPPEPPPENFVEEFKDFISKYKVLGLAVAFILGVYLGQLVQSLVSNLIMPIVELILPSVEWNQIEIGPFGVGAFVGDLITFIIIALVVFVIVKVANRAGIK; translated from the coding sequence ATGCTTGAACCACCCCCACCAGAACCCCCTCCAGAGAATTTCGTAGAGGAATTCAAGGATTTCATTAGCAAGTACAAAGTACTGGGACTGGCCGTGGCCTTCATTCTAGGTGTCTATTTGGGACAGCTGGTTCAATCACTTGTGAGTAATCTGATAATGCCAATCGTAGAACTAATTCTACCCAGTGTAGAATGGAACCAAATCGAGATTGGTCCTTTCGGTGTTGGAGCGTTCGTTGGCGACCTTATCACTTTCATAATCATCGCCCTTGTCGTGTTTGTCATAGTCAAAGTGGCAAATCGAGCCGGCATCAAGTAG
- a CDS encoding isoprenylcysteine carboxylmethyltransferase family protein, translating to MDELLLLFLALFGISVLLHIVSLNRTKLREQFGENWGRKIGNAIGIVSGWLLFASWAGIWFVPQPALSLPIFQSFWISIPMIEIQIPIIHFIVGLFFLVFGAYFGLSAVSKLSLSVSQTQLPNELVTNGIYAKCRHPQYLGGILSHIGISLLMSGLYSFLLTPIIFVAVYAMSHAEEKQLARMFGDRYEEYGDEVPMFLPRIGTEWPVSEGE from the coding sequence ATGGATGAACTACTCTTGCTTTTCTTGGCCCTGTTCGGGATATCTGTTCTACTTCACATCGTCTCGTTGAATCGAACGAAGTTAAGAGAGCAATTCGGAGAAAATTGGGGGAGGAAAATAGGCAATGCCATCGGTATTGTTTCAGGATGGTTACTGTTTGCTTCTTGGGCAGGAATCTGGTTTGTTCCCCAACCCGCTCTTAGTTTGCCCATCTTCCAATCGTTTTGGATTAGCATACCAATGATTGAAATCCAAATTCCCATCATTCATTTTATTGTTGGCTTGTTCTTCCTAGTATTCGGCGCCTATTTCGGATTAAGTGCAGTATCAAAACTTTCTCTAAGTGTTTCTCAAACTCAATTGCCGAACGAATTGGTCACAAATGGGATATACGCAAAATGCAGACACCCTCAGTATTTGGGGGGTATTCTGTCTCATATCGGTATTAGCCTACTCATGTCAGGATTATACTCTTTTCTGTTGACCCCGATTATCTTCGTTGCAGTATATGCTATGAGTCACGCAGAGGAGAAACAACTTGCAAGGATGTTTGGAGACCGATACGAGGAGTATGGAGATGAAGTTCCTATGTTCCTGCCACGAATAGGTACAGAGTGGCCTGTCTCAGAAGGGGAGTAA
- a CDS encoding class I SAM-dependent methyltransferase encodes MNNKKSDKELETQEALEKNILGSLSIGSDVLKWYTKMGKDLFRRIGLQPRNVVLDFGCRVGNYTIPAAGVVGRKGTVYALDKKHSAIDELMRRASIMNLDDIITPMRTNGELDINLEENSVDFILFYDIIRSLLRIDGTLDPYRRLLDEFDRILKHGGKLSVFIKHLHSQSISPHDVLGITESVFDHHQSTELELMHWDNLETGTIHNFRKI; translated from the coding sequence ATGAACAACAAAAAGAGTGACAAAGAACTCGAAACTCAGGAAGCTCTTGAGAAGAACATTCTGGGTTCTCTTTCTATTGGCTCAGATGTCCTGAAATGGTATACTAAGATGGGAAAAGACCTCTTCCGAAGGATAGGTTTACAACCAAGGAATGTCGTGCTCGATTTCGGTTGCAGAGTGGGCAATTACACAATCCCAGCTGCAGGAGTAGTCGGGAGAAAGGGTACTGTCTACGCCCTTGACAAGAAACACTCAGCCATAGATGAACTGATGCGCAGAGCCTCCATCATGAATCTTGATGACATCATCACACCTATGAGAACAAACGGCGAGCTCGACATAAATCTAGAGGAAAATTCTGTTGATTTTATCCTCTTTTATGACATCATTCGCAGCTTGCTTAGAATCGATGGCACTCTTGATCCCTATAGACGCCTCTTGGATGAGTTTGACCGAATTCTCAAACACGGGGGGAAACTCTCTGTCTTCATCAAACATCTTCATAGCCAAAGCATCAGTCCGCATGATGTACTTGGGATAACTGAATCAGTTTTCGATCATCATCAATCCACAGAGCTCGAATTGATGCATTGGGATAACCTGGAGACAGGAACAATCCATAACTTTCGAAAAATATAG
- a CDS encoding M20/M25/M40 family metallo-hydrolase has protein sequence MSLREESIELIQELVKNKCVNPPGNEMKSIKSVNRYLQSYGSETEIFKTDTNRGNLLCTIEGTGQGPSLMFGPAHVDVVPVEDPSKWEVPPFSGKIEDGCIWGRGTLDMLYIVATQAAVFAHLYDEGFQPKGDLKFLVVSDEEAAGQYGAGYMVKNYPEKVKVDYLITETGGHPIGENRFVFAYGEKGATWLRLNFKGEEQHGSMPFKSENAVVKMADAVRRLKEYQPPLTTEFLDVLIENMPIGSTQKWLLRRESLLPRLIEMASKDNLAQAKILHALSRMTISPNLCQGGTKVNVVAGGAYVDIDIRTLPGQNAQYVHEHLKKALGPLAEETDVGPLPKEAGSEPSYGNASEVESPLVKQMERSVKQLKGTTCKLVPMLMPGVTDCRFFRNEFGTQAYGFSLFDDTLDMGELLGLIHGTNERVPLGSVGLTAQSYMLIAKGFLT, from the coding sequence ATGTCTTTACGAGAGGAATCTATTGAGCTCATTCAGGAACTGGTCAAGAACAAGTGTGTTAATCCTCCAGGAAATGAGATGAAATCAATCAAGAGCGTGAATCGCTACCTACAATCATACGGGAGTGAAACTGAGATTTTTAAGACTGATACAAATCGGGGTAATCTTCTTTGCACAATTGAAGGTACGGGACAAGGCCCAAGCCTGATGTTCGGCCCAGCTCATGTAGATGTGGTACCTGTCGAAGATCCATCTAAGTGGGAAGTCCCGCCATTTTCGGGTAAAATCGAAGATGGTTGTATATGGGGAAGAGGAACACTGGACATGCTTTACATAGTTGCAACTCAAGCTGCCGTCTTCGCACACCTATATGATGAAGGATTTCAGCCGAAAGGAGATCTGAAATTCCTAGTCGTTTCCGATGAAGAAGCAGCTGGACAATATGGTGCAGGATATATGGTTAAGAACTATCCAGAGAAGGTCAAAGTGGACTATCTGATAACAGAAACCGGGGGGCATCCAATAGGAGAAAACAGATTCGTATTCGCATATGGAGAAAAGGGGGCGACCTGGTTGCGACTGAATTTCAAAGGAGAAGAACAACATGGGTCTATGCCTTTCAAATCGGAGAATGCAGTTGTGAAAATGGCGGATGCAGTTCGCCGACTGAAAGAGTATCAACCACCGCTGACTACCGAGTTTCTCGATGTTCTTATCGAGAATATGCCAATTGGAAGTACACAGAAATGGCTACTCAGAAGAGAGAGTCTGCTTCCACGGCTTATTGAAATGGCCAGCAAGGACAATCTTGCGCAAGCGAAGATACTTCATGCACTCAGCAGAATGACTATCTCACCAAACTTATGCCAGGGAGGAACCAAGGTGAATGTCGTAGCCGGAGGTGCTTACGTGGACATAGATATACGTACACTTCCAGGGCAGAATGCGCAATACGTACACGAACATCTCAAGAAAGCTTTAGGTCCACTTGCTGAAGAGACCGATGTTGGACCACTTCCGAAAGAAGCGGGTTCGGAGCCTTCGTATGGAAATGCAAGTGAAGTCGAATCGCCACTGGTGAAGCAGATGGAACGTAGTGTAAAACAATTGAAAGGGACAACTTGTAAGCTAGTGCCAATGCTAATGCCAGGCGTAACCGACTGTCGTTTTTTCCGAAATGAATTCGGAACCCAAGCTTATGGTTTCAGCCTCTTCGATGATACTCTTGATATGGGTGAGCTGCTTGGGCTGATTCATGGTACCAACGAGCGAGTTCCCTTGGGGAGCGTTGGGTTAACCGCACAGTCTTATATGCTGATAGCCAAGGGATTCTTGACTTGA
- a CDS encoding MFS transporter: MSEQVHGNQYNVWEDYYLLIQGVFYFAQGVAMGALFFLTAFLDYLSVGPFQRIVVQAVIWLPWYLKIVFGVLSDNFPLAGYGRRKPYIFMAGLFGVIGWVTLPLHTVFTPLLLVSGILASLGTSMSDATIDALAVDITPPKRRGTMQGVSWGSRGLGVGIAGVVVGMLADQNLWVQIFAVPGLIVSGATFLVLLFEERPLPSDFERVPMSTYTGVLKQRNVIVCILFQMLAGAGIAILSILQTFLEEGLGFTNTTIGIVFAIFSAGMFIGAVVFGLLGDRIAVRVTLPFTALAYTVVILSILALDVTIPLVASAFFFAVGLVNGGYEATQMRISMDNSPVVAAGTMYNLYNSISNLGQVAIGAILIAMFVEAVGDYRIGWQLAWVFLLLSLVPGYLLVRKKNLETEDVESTANTK; the protein is encoded by the coding sequence ATGTCGGAACAAGTCCATGGCAATCAATACAACGTTTGGGAAGACTATTACCTCCTCATCCAAGGTGTATTCTATTTTGCACAAGGAGTAGCAATGGGGGCTCTGTTCTTCCTGACAGCATTCTTAGATTATCTGTCAGTAGGCCCCTTCCAACGAATCGTCGTACAAGCGGTTATATGGTTGCCATGGTATCTGAAGATTGTATTTGGCGTTCTTTCTGACAATTTCCCACTGGCCGGCTACGGCAGAAGAAAACCGTATATATTCATGGCGGGGTTGTTCGGAGTCATTGGATGGGTTACTCTTCCACTGCATACCGTCTTTACTCCACTGCTTTTGGTTTCAGGCATCCTCGCCTCGCTCGGAACAAGCATGAGCGATGCCACGATTGATGCTCTGGCTGTGGATATCACTCCGCCCAAAAGACGTGGTACTATGCAAGGAGTCTCATGGGGTTCACGTGGTCTGGGTGTTGGCATAGCTGGTGTAGTGGTGGGCATGCTGGCGGATCAGAACCTCTGGGTACAAATATTCGCTGTACCGGGCCTTATCGTAAGTGGGGCAACCTTTCTTGTCCTCCTCTTCGAAGAACGGCCTTTGCCATCTGATTTTGAGAGAGTTCCTATGAGTACTTACACTGGAGTGCTGAAACAGAGAAATGTCATAGTCTGTATACTGTTTCAGATGCTCGCAGGAGCAGGGATTGCTATCCTCAGTATACTACAAACATTCCTGGAGGAAGGGCTAGGCTTCACCAACACTACGATTGGTATCGTTTTTGCGATATTTTCGGCAGGCATGTTCATTGGTGCAGTTGTTTTTGGGTTGCTGGGTGATCGGATTGCAGTTAGAGTGACATTGCCCTTCACAGCTCTAGCATACACGGTTGTCATTCTAAGCATTCTAGCTCTTGACGTTACCATACCGTTGGTTGCTTCTGCGTTCTTCTTCGCAGTTGGTCTGGTGAATGGCGGATATGAGGCCACTCAGATGAGAATCAGTATGGATAATTCGCCAGTAGTGGCAGCCGGTACAATGTACAATCTGTACAACAGTATCTCAAATCTCGGCCAAGTCGCCATAGGAGCCATCCTGATTGCGATGTTCGTAGAGGCCGTTGGGGATTACAGAATCGGATGGCAACTTGCTTGGGTGTTCCTTCTCCTAAGTCTGGTGCCCGGATATCTTCTGGTCAGAAAGAAGAACCTAGAAACGGAAGATGTGGAGTCCACGGCAAACACTAAATGA
- a CDS encoding nucleoside phosphorylase, translating to MNWLSDQESVVKPDLFAVDLSATTSIMCFAPPVFICLLNSLNMEGSQQAPSIAGSQQGLMNDSVVVYECMFGSPAAGMHMEALIASGIRRVIMVGDAGSLTGDCRIGDILLPTWGIREEGTSFHYLAANKRCKPSMNMIDNIRRALDSVEYREGGVWTTDAPFRETLEKITRFRKQGAIAVEMECTALMSIPSFRGIQFAALLTITDELFSGKWNVGFKSDEVQSTRERIAKIVLSVVLE from the coding sequence ATGAATTGGCTATCAGACCAAGAATCTGTTGTCAAACCTGACCTGTTTGCTGTAGATCTCTCTGCTACCACATCAATAATGTGCTTTGCTCCTCCCGTCTTCATATGTCTATTGAACAGTCTGAACATGGAAGGAAGTCAGCAAGCCCCTTCAATAGCAGGTTCGCAACAGGGATTGATGAATGATTCAGTTGTTGTCTATGAATGCATGTTTGGATCTCCTGCTGCGGGAATGCATATGGAGGCGCTGATTGCTTCGGGTATACGGCGAGTTATCATGGTGGGCGATGCTGGTTCCCTTACGGGCGACTGTAGAATAGGAGATATCCTCCTTCCAACGTGGGGTATCCGTGAGGAAGGCACATCCTTTCATTACCTAGCCGCAAACAAACGATGTAAACCGTCCATGAATATGATTGATAATATACGAAGAGCACTAGATAGCGTAGAATATCGAGAAGGAGGTGTTTGGACGACGGATGCCCCCTTTCGAGAGACCCTTGAGAAAATCACCCGATTCAGGAAGCAAGGTGCAATTGCCGTCGAGATGGAGTGTACTGCTTTGATGTCTATTCCCTCGTTTCGAGGGATCCAATTTGCGGCATTATTGACGATTACTGATGAGCTTTTCAGCGGGAAATGGAATGTGGGTTTCAAATCAGATGAAGTTCAATCAACGAGAGAAAGGATTGCGAAGATAGTTCTCTCAGTTGTACTAGAATGA
- a CDS encoding DUF169 domain-containing protein: MKTSEFYGTSDWARYSDVLLNEFNGYGKRIVAAIRPISDPLAIKMLVSESDIPADAKRPTEDFVSCISTCQCFALSRRFGMTVAQLFEDMWCPEPVIGFGLAEPPQYFLEGHNRYPTGVASLEAGSKWAQNFPRFEVGKYKGVVSAPLVSASFEPDVAVIYCNSAQLTKLLLGAAYSNGMDIESVLGGHSACVYAVVPPLLWDDYHVAVPCRGDRGRAGTQDDEIIFSAPKSKISELAHGLEQKGTGSVPTRFSMKAEYPMSPDYAKIARLMGMKKADGSEIEGFDEKERRRDLGYH; the protein is encoded by the coding sequence GTGAAAACCTCAGAATTTTATGGCACCAGTGACTGGGCCAGATACAGTGATGTTCTCTTGAACGAATTCAATGGATACGGAAAGCGAATCGTTGCGGCCATACGGCCAATAAGCGACCCTCTGGCAATCAAGATGCTTGTAAGTGAGTCTGATATTCCCGCCGATGCTAAGCGCCCAACGGAAGATTTTGTTTCCTGTATTTCGACCTGCCAATGTTTTGCACTATCTAGACGCTTTGGCATGACCGTAGCGCAGTTGTTTGAAGACATGTGGTGTCCGGAGCCTGTGATAGGCTTTGGTCTCGCAGAGCCACCCCAGTACTTCCTTGAAGGTCACAATCGCTATCCTACTGGTGTAGCATCACTGGAAGCTGGTTCTAAATGGGCGCAGAATTTCCCCCGATTTGAGGTTGGAAAGTACAAGGGTGTAGTTTCAGCACCCCTTGTTTCCGCGAGTTTTGAACCTGATGTTGCTGTTATTTACTGCAATTCCGCTCAACTAACGAAGCTGTTGCTCGGGGCTGCTTACTCCAATGGCATGGACATTGAAAGCGTATTAGGTGGACATTCCGCTTGTGTATATGCGGTCGTACCCCCTCTCCTGTGGGATGATTATCATGTAGCAGTTCCTTGCAGAGGCGATAGAGGCCGTGCGGGAACACAGGATGATGAGATCATCTTTTCTGCCCCAAAAAGTAAGATTAGTGAACTTGCGCATGGTCTTGAGCAGAAAGGAACAGGGTCTGTTCCAACACGTTTCTCAATGAAAGCCGAATACCCGATGTCACCGGATTACGCCAAAATTGCTCGCTTGATGGGTATGAAGAAAGCTGATGGTTCCGAAATTGAGGGATTCGACGAGAAAGAGAGACGACGCGATCTCGGATATCATTGA
- a CDS encoding NUDIX domain-containing protein, with product MKGHTVYWKGRVATGNIEFEHSHERILLSHKLEEIREHIWEETVQQYPNSYDGDILVLEGVSSKNERMILHTKEIKFSRVLVLERIGQKLGEYGTVGLQMAVFSENHQYILYGERAHTEMYCPGLYSLPGGMLEVSDTEGSFDHACMREFLEEVSIDIHEGRHLIGIVKDLHSAVGITLIVKGEAKTKPQAGRQIQGNKEWKDETLKWYDVDSLASLGKHQVLSGLLFLKKEFSALQ from the coding sequence ATGAAAGGTCATACCGTCTATTGGAAAGGTAGAGTGGCAACAGGGAACATTGAATTTGAGCATTCTCACGAACGAATCTTGCTATCCCATAAGCTTGAAGAGATTAGAGAGCATATTTGGGAAGAAACTGTGCAACAATATCCGAATTCCTACGATGGCGACATTCTAGTTCTTGAGGGAGTGTCATCAAAGAATGAGAGAATGATCCTGCATACAAAGGAAATAAAATTCTCACGGGTTCTTGTGCTTGAACGAATCGGACAGAAACTGGGGGAATATGGTACAGTAGGATTGCAGATGGCAGTGTTTTCAGAAAATCATCAATACATCCTATACGGAGAGCGTGCTCATACAGAGATGTATTGCCCAGGTCTCTACTCTCTTCCGGGCGGTATGTTGGAGGTGTCCGATACAGAGGGTAGTTTTGACCACGCATGTATGAGAGAATTCCTAGAAGAAGTCTCCATAGATATTCATGAGGGAAGGCACTTGATTGGCATAGTCAAAGACCTTCACTCCGCTGTAGGGATAACACTGATTGTTAAGGGAGAAGCCAAGACAAAGCCACAGGCGGGACGGCAAATACAGGGAAATAAGGAATGGAAAGACGAGACCTTGAAGTGGTATGATGTGGATTCATTGGCCAGCCTTGGAAAACACCAAGTGCTTTCAGGGTTGCTCTTTCTCAAGAAGGAATTCTCTGCTCTTCAATGA
- a CDS encoding cytochrome b/b6 domain-containing protein yields MSSTKARLHRLISWLLAIFALFTIGTGYALSRGWLPQAYYTVSLFHRIFEVFFVGLLIIHVALTLKHYGINWSKALHGIREGKAKQINFFRVVQRVSSWFIIGFAFLVILAGLNGLEFFATGSQGVIPFAWHRFFDFFLIIAIVVHVAIGIRFAMMRRRIRKDLANGVVIGLTLSLLLVGFGLNITIVGNGDGRQNGEGTPDQSESTLSEVTIDETVYRFNSSRVETVRPDIFLPDSFSMFDVLVHVAQEDGIDLEYHFNSSMNTYVIDSLNGHEHWWYRAHYSGGWMENNVYRMDHYVYKEGTTLVVYKENPDRIKQIYSTYVEEVMRHQRNDGQIIIPTVTIQSRTQDLTFYSVNVTPHNLRNETFRDGVITGIDVIMSLGDQGKLTYDIQWYESIGTAEIVRNYYIVRINEDQAAGTCGFVYDSGDRDFFGFKGNHIHLPSDVRVLNSPEYMRWFWICL; encoded by the coding sequence ATGTCGTCCACGAAGGCGAGATTGCATCGATTGATATCCTGGCTTCTGGCCATATTTGCTCTTTTCACGATAGGAACAGGCTATGCACTTTCTAGAGGATGGCTACCCCAAGCTTACTACACTGTGTCTCTATTTCATCGAATCTTCGAAGTTTTCTTTGTCGGACTCTTGATTATCCATGTTGCTTTGACACTCAAACATTATGGAATAAACTGGTCAAAGGCACTACATGGAATCAGAGAAGGAAAAGCAAAGCAGATTAACTTCTTCCGAGTAGTTCAAAGAGTTTCTAGCTGGTTCATAATTGGATTTGCTTTTCTGGTCATTCTTGCAGGTCTGAATGGACTTGAGTTCTTTGCTACTGGGAGTCAAGGAGTAATTCCATTTGCTTGGCATCGCTTCTTCGATTTTTTCCTCATAATTGCGATTGTAGTTCATGTTGCCATTGGTATTAGATTCGCCATGATGAGAAGACGTATCAGGAAAGATTTAGCCAATGGTGTCGTAATCGGACTCACCCTATCCCTGCTTCTTGTTGGTTTTGGCCTGAATATTACTATAGTGGGCAATGGAGATGGTCGACAAAATGGTGAGGGTACACCCGATCAATCGGAAAGCACTCTAAGCGAGGTAACCATTGATGAGACAGTATATCGATTCAATAGTAGCAGAGTAGAAACTGTCCGTCCAGACATATTTCTCCCAGACAGTTTCTCGATGTTCGATGTGCTGGTTCATGTAGCCCAAGAAGATGGCATCGATTTAGAGTACCACTTCAATTCCTCAATGAACACTTATGTAATAGATTCCCTCAACGGACACGAGCACTGGTGGTACCGGGCACACTATTCTGGTGGGTGGATGGAAAACAACGTCTACCGTATGGACCACTATGTCTACAAAGAGGGGACTACACTTGTCGTCTACAAAGAAAACCCAGACCGCATAAAGCAAATCTACTCAACCTACGTGGAGGAAGTGATGCGACATCAGAGAAATGATGGTCAAATCATTATTCCAACAGTGACTATCCAAAGCAGAACCCAAGATCTTACTTTCTATAGTGTGAATGTAACACCACATAACCTTCGCAATGAAACCTTCAGAGATGGTGTCATTACAGGCATAGACGTAATCATGTCGTTAGGTGATCAAGGGAAGCTGACATATGATATCCAATGGTATGAGTCCATAGGAACAGCAGAAATTGTAAGAAATTACTATATTGTACGCATCAACGAAGACCAAGCTGCTGGTACTTGCGGATTCGTCTACGATTCGGGTGATCGAGATTTCTTCGGATTCAAGGGAAATCACATCCATCTTCCCTCCGACGTCAGGGTGTTGAATTCACCTGAATACATGCGCTGGTTTTGGATCTGTCTTTAG